The following proteins are co-located in the Paraburkholderia phytofirmans PsJN genome:
- a CDS encoding PhzF family phenazine biosynthesis protein has translation MPAHTVRFKQVDVFTAVPFKGNPLAVVFDADALDATQMQAIAHWTNLSETTFLLKPTDPAADYRVRIFSTHGEMPFAGHPTLGTAHALLESGYQPKQAGKLVQQCGVGLVELEALPGADGAWAFAAPPARVTPLAEDRYAALSTALRSDAIDFSATPCAVDNGAPWLVVRVNSARECLALAPDAAALADLVHSVGTHGLAVYGPHEAGGPATFEVRCLMAGGIFGVGEDPVTGSANAALAGLLSAQQLRPGTHYSARQGTALGRAGRVSVHYDDARGKTWIGGPSVTIVDGTFRLP, from the coding sequence ATGCCCGCCCACACTGTCCGTTTCAAACAAGTCGACGTATTCACGGCGGTGCCGTTCAAAGGCAATCCGCTTGCCGTCGTGTTCGATGCCGACGCACTCGATGCGACACAGATGCAGGCCATCGCTCACTGGACCAACCTGTCCGAAACGACGTTCCTGTTGAAGCCGACCGACCCGGCCGCCGACTATCGCGTGCGCATCTTCAGCACGCATGGCGAAATGCCGTTCGCGGGTCATCCAACGCTCGGCACCGCGCACGCGTTGCTCGAAAGCGGTTATCAGCCGAAGCAGGCCGGCAAGCTCGTGCAGCAATGCGGCGTGGGACTCGTCGAACTCGAGGCGCTGCCGGGAGCAGACGGCGCATGGGCCTTCGCCGCGCCGCCCGCCCGCGTCACGCCGCTTGCCGAGGATCGCTACGCGGCACTCTCTACGGCTTTACGTAGCGACGCCATCGATTTCAGCGCGACGCCCTGCGCGGTCGACAATGGTGCGCCGTGGCTCGTGGTGCGCGTCAATTCGGCGCGTGAATGCCTCGCCTTAGCACCCGACGCCGCCGCGCTCGCCGACCTCGTGCATTCGGTGGGCACGCACGGCCTCGCTGTTTACGGTCCGCACGAGGCCGGTGGCCCGGCCACCTTCGAGGTGCGCTGCCTGATGGCCGGCGGCATTTTCGGCGTCGGTGAAGATCCGGTCACGGGCAGCGCCAATGCCGCGCTTGCAGGCCTTCTGAGCGCCCAGCAATTGCGCCCGGGCACGCACTATTCAGCCCGTCAAGGCACCGCGCTGGGCCGAGCCGGCCGCGTCTCCGTGCACTACGACGACGCACGCGGCAAGACATGGATTGGCGGCCCGTCGGTGACGATTGTCGACGGCACGTTTCGCTTGCCCTGA
- a CDS encoding RidA family protein: MAQTNVYDKLKELGIELPTAGAPAAAYVMSAQSGNTVYLSGHIAKKDGKVWTGKLGATLTTEEGKAAARSIAIDLLATLHAHVGDLNRVTRIVKLMSLVNSTLEFTEQHLVTNGASELVADVFGERGKHARSAFGVAQIPLGACVEIEMIAEVE, translated from the coding sequence ATGGCTCAAACGAATGTGTACGACAAGCTCAAGGAACTGGGCATCGAACTGCCGACCGCCGGCGCGCCGGCTGCCGCGTATGTGATGAGCGCGCAAAGCGGCAACACGGTGTATCTCTCCGGACACATTGCCAAGAAGGACGGCAAGGTGTGGACCGGCAAGCTCGGCGCCACCCTCACCACCGAGGAAGGCAAAGCCGCCGCACGCTCGATCGCCATCGACCTGCTCGCCACGCTGCACGCGCATGTGGGCGATCTGAACCGCGTCACGCGCATCGTCAAGCTGATGAGTCTCGTCAACTCGACGCTCGAGTTCACCGAGCAGCATCTGGTCACCAACGGCGCGTCCGAACTGGTCGCCGACGTGTTCGGCGAACGCGGCAAGCATGCGCGTTCGGCATTCGGCGTTGCGCAGATTCCGCTCGGCGCGTGCGTCGAGATCGAGATGATCGCCGAAGTCGAGTAA
- a CDS encoding aminotransferase-like domain-containing protein translates to MDQSDLKAPTWQLSERARKLTSSAIREILKVTERPEVISFAGGLPSPATFPAERMRAASDRILRDEPAAALQYSATEGFLPLREWIAKRYSVNGAQIRPTQVLITTGSQQALDLLGKVLVCPDSPVLVETPTYLGALQSFSMYEPRYVQVPTDEHGLVPEGLTPELTAGARLLYAQPNFQNPTGRRLPIERRRALAAFAKTAPFPVIEDDPYGALDYAGEPLPTMLSMAPDHIVHLGSFSKVLAPGLRVGYIIAPEELIFKLVQAKQATDLHTPSFTQRIVYEVIKDGFLDTHVPTIRELYRDQCAAMLASLERYMPEGVSWNRPEGGMFVWVNLPAQIDSMKLLEEAVAQNVAFVPGGPFFANEAQHNTLRLSFVTVPPARIDEGVSRLGALIRAKI, encoded by the coding sequence ATGGACCAAAGCGACCTGAAAGCCCCCACGTGGCAATTGTCCGAACGCGCACGCAAGCTCACGAGCTCGGCAATTCGCGAGATTCTGAAGGTCACGGAGCGGCCCGAAGTCATTTCGTTCGCGGGCGGCCTGCCCTCGCCGGCCACGTTCCCGGCCGAACGCATGCGCGCCGCGTCGGACCGCATTCTGCGCGACGAACCCGCCGCGGCTCTGCAATACAGCGCAACCGAAGGTTTCCTGCCGCTGCGTGAATGGATCGCGAAGCGCTATTCGGTGAACGGCGCGCAGATCCGTCCGACTCAGGTGCTGATCACCACCGGCTCGCAACAGGCGCTCGACCTGCTCGGCAAGGTGCTGGTGTGCCCGGACAGCCCGGTGCTGGTCGAAACGCCGACCTACCTCGGCGCGCTGCAATCGTTCTCCATGTACGAGCCGCGTTACGTGCAAGTGCCGACCGACGAACACGGCCTCGTCCCCGAAGGCCTCACGCCCGAGCTGACGGCCGGCGCCCGCCTCTTGTACGCGCAGCCGAATTTCCAGAATCCGACGGGCCGCCGCTTGCCGATCGAACGCCGCCGCGCGCTCGCCGCGTTCGCGAAGACCGCGCCGTTCCCGGTGATCGAAGACGACCCGTACGGCGCGCTCGACTACGCCGGCGAGCCGCTGCCCACCATGCTCTCGATGGCGCCGGACCACATCGTCCATCTCGGTTCGTTCTCGAAGGTGCTGGCGCCGGGCCTGCGGGTCGGCTACATCATCGCGCCCGAAGAGTTGATTTTCAAACTCGTGCAGGCCAAGCAAGCGACCGATCTGCACACGCCGAGCTTCACGCAGCGCATCGTGTACGAAGTGATCAAGGACGGCTTCCTCGACACGCACGTGCCGACTATTCGCGAACTGTATCGCGATCAATGCGCGGCCATGCTGGCTTCGCTCGAACGCTACATGCCCGAAGGCGTAAGCTGGAATCGCCCGGAAGGCGGCATGTTCGTGTGGGTGAATCTGCCCGCGCAGATCGACAGCATGAAGCTGCTGGAAGAAGCGGTTGCGCAGAACGTCGCGTTCGTGCCGGGCGGTCCGTTCTTCGCGAACGAAGCGCAACACAACACGCTGCGGCTGTCGTTCGTGACGGTGCCGCCGGCCAGGATCGACGAAGGCGTGTCGCGTCTCGGCGCGCTGATCCGCGCGAAGATCTGA
- a CDS encoding VOC family protein produces the protein MTAHPLRLDHLVISARTLDEGTQYVADTLGVAPAGGGAHPLMRTHNRLLNLWGGVYLEVLAIDPQAAALDNAPTDGSAPRPRLFALDDPATHARLENGPYLSHWVARVERPKHLPTWQAQYPQRIPPVVPMTRGDFTWRLTVPDDGAFPAWQGVGDGVLPSLIQWDTTKHPSTSLPETEISLKALKGEHPQADTVAAHLRWLGAAHLIELQHTEGAPALVAEFETPNGLRTLK, from the coding sequence ATGACTGCTCATCCGCTACGCCTCGATCATCTCGTGATTTCCGCCCGCACCCTCGACGAGGGTACGCAGTACGTCGCCGATACGCTCGGCGTCGCGCCGGCCGGCGGCGGCGCGCATCCGCTGATGCGCACGCATAACCGCCTGCTGAACCTGTGGGGCGGCGTGTATCTGGAAGTGCTCGCGATCGATCCGCAAGCCGCCGCTCTGGACAATGCGCCCACCGACGGCAGCGCGCCGCGCCCCCGCCTGTTCGCGCTCGACGACCCGGCAACGCACGCGCGGCTCGAAAACGGGCCGTATCTGTCGCACTGGGTCGCCCGGGTCGAGCGGCCGAAACACCTGCCGACGTGGCAAGCGCAATATCCGCAGCGCATTCCCCCAGTCGTGCCGATGACGCGCGGCGATTTCACATGGCGCCTGACCGTGCCGGACGACGGCGCGTTCCCCGCCTGGCAAGGCGTCGGCGACGGCGTGCTGCCCTCGCTGATCCAGTGGGACACGACGAAGCATCCGTCCACATCCTTGCCGGAAACGGAGATTTCGCTGAAAGCCTTGAAAGGCGAGCACCCGCAAGCCGACACGGTCGCGGCGCACTTGCGCTGGCTTGGCGCGGCGCATCTGATCGAGTTGCAGCACACGGAAGGCGCGCCGGCGCTCGTCGCCGAGTTCGAAACACCCAACGGTCTACGGACCCTTAAATAA
- a CDS encoding aminotransferase-like domain-containing protein translates to MSVPLTQIPTPHDTTSLTLVEQLVQWARRRIEERVFRPGMRMPSIRKLALDKGVSRFTVVEAYERLVAQGFLESRRGSGFYVRERLGGAASASAEIHPLTAAAPAPATIDVVWLLRNMLHTGARPERSPGLGYLPARWLDGDLITNALRTLGRQSGAQMLGIGTPQGFLPLRQQLQTRLEELEIGASPDQIVMVSGITQAIDLISRIYVKPGDAVIVGDPAWFQMFGRFASQGARLVGMPYTPDGPDLDALESLVQTWRPKMLVINSVLQNPTGTSLTAAQAFRILRLAEAYDFIVVEDDIYGDLCPPSYPGTRLASLDQLKRVIYLGSFSKTLAPNLRVGFIACAPEVATAVSDQKMLVGMTSPELNERVLYKILTEGHYRRHVERLRVRLDGVREKSVRMLEKTGLKLFLTPMAGMFLWADTGVDADALAAAGHEAGFLLTPGSLFSPQQSSTTWMRFNISNCGDPELATFLCRYLDSVARRAS, encoded by the coding sequence ATGTCCGTCCCGCTTACCCAGATTCCCACTCCGCACGACACCACGTCGCTGACGCTGGTCGAGCAGCTCGTCCAGTGGGCGCGCCGCCGCATCGAGGAGCGCGTGTTCCGCCCCGGCATGCGCATGCCGTCGATCCGCAAGCTGGCGCTCGACAAGGGCGTGTCGCGCTTCACGGTGGTCGAGGCGTACGAACGGCTGGTGGCGCAGGGTTTTCTGGAGTCGCGGCGCGGCTCCGGGTTCTATGTGCGCGAACGGCTGGGCGGCGCGGCCAGTGCTAGCGCCGAGATTCATCCGCTCACCGCGGCGGCGCCGGCGCCCGCCACGATCGACGTGGTTTGGCTGCTCCGCAACATGCTGCACACCGGCGCGCGCCCCGAGCGCAGTCCCGGGCTGGGTTATCTGCCGGCGCGCTGGCTCGACGGCGACCTGATCACCAACGCGCTGCGCACGCTCGGCCGGCAAAGCGGCGCGCAGATGCTCGGCATCGGCACACCGCAGGGTTTTTTGCCGCTGCGCCAGCAATTGCAGACGCGGCTCGAGGAACTGGAGATCGGTGCGTCGCCGGATCAGATCGTGATGGTGTCCGGCATTACGCAGGCCATCGACCTGATCTCGCGCATCTACGTCAAGCCGGGCGATGCGGTGATCGTCGGCGATCCGGCGTGGTTTCAGATGTTCGGGCGTTTCGCGTCGCAGGGCGCGCGGCTAGTGGGCATGCCGTACACGCCGGACGGCCCCGATCTCGACGCGCTCGAGTCGCTCGTACAGACGTGGCGCCCGAAAATGCTGGTCATCAATTCGGTGCTGCAGAACCCGACCGGCACGTCGCTCACGGCGGCGCAGGCGTTCCGCATTCTGCGCCTCGCCGAAGCGTACGATTTCATCGTCGTCGAGGATGATATTTACGGCGATCTGTGTCCGCCGAGCTATCCGGGCACGCGCCTCGCGAGTCTCGACCAGCTGAAACGCGTGATCTATCTCGGCAGTTTTTCGAAGACGCTCGCGCCGAATCTGCGCGTGGGTTTCATTGCCTGCGCGCCCGAAGTGGCGACGGCGGTCAGCGACCAGAAAATGCTGGTCGGCATGACGAGCCCGGAACTGAACGAGCGTGTGCTGTACAAGATTCTGACCGAAGGCCACTACAGGCGGCATGTCGAACGGCTGCGCGTGCGGCTCGACGGCGTGCGCGAGAAGTCCGTGCGAATGCTGGAGAAGACCGGCCTGAAGCTGTTCCTGACGCCTATGGCCGGCATGTTTTTGTGGGCCGACACGGGCGTCGACGCCGACGCGCTGGCGGCCGCCGGCCACGAAGCCGGCTTTCTGCTGACGCCCGGCAGCCTGTTTTCCCCGCAGCAGTCGTCGACCACCTGGATGCGCTTCAATATTTCCAATTGCGGCGATCCGGAACTGGCCACCTTTTTGTGCCGGTATCTCGACAGCGTGGCGCGCCGCGCCTCTTGA
- the htpG gene encoding molecular chaperone HtpG: protein MAQETMSFQAEVKQLLHLMIHSLYSNKEIFLRELISNASDAADKLRFEAIENSALYENDPNLRIRVSYDKAARTITLDDNGIGMSRDEAIANLGTIARSGTKEFFGKLSGDQQKDAALIGQFGVGFYSGFIVADKITVETRRAGLPASEGVRWESAGEGDFAVEQIERAARGTTITLHLRADEDELLSSHRLKSIIQKYSDHVALPILMQKEEWDAEKSEMVTKDEDETVNQASALWTRSKNEITDEQYKQFYQHLSHDHQDPLTWTHNRVEGRSEYTQLLYVPTHAPFDMFNRDYRGGLKLYVKRVFIMDDAEQLLPAYLRFVKGVVDSADLPLNVSREILQESRDVKAIREGVTKRSLSMLEELANSDNEADKEKYAGFWKEFGQVLKEGIGEDFANRERIAKLVRFASTHTETAEQTVSLADYVARMKPEQTKIYYVTADTWQAATHSPHLEVFRKKGVEVLLLTDRVDEWILSFLNEFEGKPLQSVARGDLDLGALNDEEKQAQEKVGEEFKPLVEKMKEALKDKAKDVRLTFRLTDSPSCLVADDGEMSGYLQRMLKAAGQTAPAFHPILEVNPEHALVKGLHADSANFDDWCHLLFDQALLAEGGALDDPASFVKRTNALLLARAN from the coding sequence ATGGCACAAGAAACCATGAGCTTTCAGGCAGAAGTGAAACAGCTTCTGCACCTGATGATTCATTCGCTGTACAGCAACAAGGAAATTTTCCTGCGCGAGCTGATTTCGAACGCCTCCGACGCGGCCGACAAGCTGCGCTTCGAAGCGATCGAAAACAGTGCGCTGTACGAAAACGATCCGAACCTGCGGATTCGCGTGTCGTACGACAAGGCCGCGCGCACCATCACGCTCGACGACAACGGCATCGGCATGAGCCGCGACGAAGCGATCGCCAACCTCGGCACGATCGCGCGCTCGGGCACCAAGGAATTCTTCGGCAAGCTCTCCGGCGACCAGCAGAAAGATGCGGCGCTGATCGGCCAGTTCGGCGTGGGCTTTTATTCGGGCTTCATCGTCGCGGACAAGATCACGGTCGAGACGCGCCGCGCCGGCTTGCCGGCTTCGGAAGGCGTGCGCTGGGAAAGCGCGGGCGAAGGCGATTTCGCCGTCGAGCAGATCGAGCGCGCCGCGCGCGGCACGACCATCACGCTGCATCTGCGTGCTGATGAAGATGAGCTGCTGTCGTCGCACCGTCTGAAGTCGATTATCCAGAAGTACTCCGATCACGTCGCGCTGCCCATCTTGATGCAGAAGGAAGAGTGGGACGCGGAAAAGAGCGAGATGGTCACGAAGGACGAGGACGAGACCGTCAATCAGGCCAGCGCGCTGTGGACGCGCTCGAAGAACGAGATCACCGACGAGCAGTACAAGCAGTTCTATCAGCACCTCTCGCACGACCATCAGGATCCGCTCACGTGGACGCATAACCGTGTGGAAGGCCGCAGCGAGTACACGCAGTTGCTGTACGTGCCGACCCACGCGCCGTTCGACATGTTCAATCGCGATTATCGCGGCGGCCTGAAGCTGTATGTGAAGCGAGTGTTCATCATGGACGACGCCGAGCAACTGCTGCCTGCGTATCTGCGCTTCGTGAAGGGCGTGGTCGATTCGGCGGATTTGCCGCTGAACGTGTCGCGCGAAATTCTGCAGGAAAGCCGCGATGTCAAGGCGATCCGCGAAGGCGTGACCAAGCGTTCGCTGTCCATGCTCGAAGAGCTGGCCAACTCGGATAACGAAGCCGACAAGGAAAAGTACGCCGGTTTCTGGAAGGAATTCGGCCAGGTGCTGAAGGAAGGCATCGGCGAAGACTTTGCCAACCGCGAGCGGATCGCGAAGCTCGTGCGTTTTGCGTCGACGCATACGGAGACAGCCGAGCAGACCGTGTCGCTGGCCGACTACGTCGCGCGCATGAAGCCCGAGCAGACCAAGATCTACTACGTGACCGCCGACACCTGGCAGGCGGCGACCCACAGCCCGCACCTCGAAGTGTTCCGCAAGAAGGGCGTGGAAGTGCTGCTGCTGACCGATCGCGTGGATGAGTGGATCCTGTCGTTCCTGAACGAATTCGAAGGCAAGCCGCTGCAAAGCGTGGCGCGCGGCGATCTCGATCTGGGCGCGTTGAACGACGAAGAAAAACAGGCGCAAGAGAAGGTCGGCGAAGAGTTCAAGCCGCTCGTCGAGAAAATGAAGGAAGCGCTGAAGGACAAGGCCAAGGACGTGCGTCTCACGTTCCGCCTGACCGATTCGCCGTCCTGCCTCGTTGCCGACGACGGCGAAATGAGCGGCTATCTGCAGCGCATGCTCAAGGCCGCGGGCCAGACGGCGCCGGCGTTCCATCCGATTCTCGAAGTGAATCCGGAGCACGCGCTGGTGAAGGGCCTGCACGCGGACAGCGCGAACTTCGACGACTGGTGCCACCTGCTGTTCGATCAGGCATTGCTCGCCGAAGGTGGCGCGCTGGACGATCCGGCGAGCTTCGTGAAGCGCACCAATGCGCTGCTGCTTGCGCGCGCGAACTGA
- a CDS encoding tetratricopeptide repeat protein, with translation MSDSALAVPSDSVHLLWSILREQGFDAAARRAVEFAVAGGTPQLHADLCTSAGRFEEAYHSASQAQACANGARHARVALFADALGYASAAQRNSERAVATQPVETTIDWVAWLIGTCGAHSAAARILRAYERRAPRDARAPWWLSIALAALPEASARDERRAALSRAYALDPAIDPALPLQLVLAFREVRDWPTVERICREGLARNPADAEMAWQLSHAQWQCNDAAAAEATMRAVDAVAPGNADVLAAVGMYLNEQARYANSEAALRAALAIDPSAVQAAVDLADLELRRGDWSSGWPRFEARLAREDREQNNVVSVMTRLCPRWRGETLAGKTLVVHSEQGSGDDIQMVRFVPQLAARMHDEGGRLVLAVRRALQPLFARFYVNCVSIEEGPLGSPDYALPLMSLPLVLGLDPEQVHGAPYLQADTTKAAAWRERISAHAPGATWHVGLVWSGSPTHRRDAKRSIPLAALAPLLTLPDVVFHPLTPGRHADVTALAAQGYRLCDLTGDYKDGFDDVAAHLTALNALVTIDSAPLHLGGALGHRVLAMLDHVSHWSWGNEEAQPWYDSVELFRQPQPAQWAPVVERVAARLKTMLAPHQTA, from the coding sequence ATGTCCGATTCCGCTCTGGCAGTACCTTCCGATTCCGTTCATCTCCTGTGGTCCATCTTGCGCGAGCAAGGTTTCGATGCCGCCGCGCGTCGCGCAGTCGAATTCGCCGTGGCAGGCGGGACGCCGCAGCTACACGCCGACCTGTGCACGAGCGCGGGGCGTTTCGAAGAGGCGTATCACAGCGCGTCGCAAGCACAAGCGTGCGCGAACGGAGCGCGCCATGCGCGGGTCGCGCTGTTCGCCGACGCGCTTGGCTACGCCAGCGCCGCGCAGCGCAACAGCGAGCGGGCGGTGGCCACGCAGCCGGTCGAGACGACGATCGACTGGGTCGCGTGGCTGATCGGCACGTGCGGCGCGCACTCCGCGGCCGCGCGAATCCTGCGTGCTTACGAGCGTCGGGCGCCGCGGGACGCGCGCGCGCCGTGGTGGTTGTCGATCGCGTTGGCGGCGCTGCCTGAGGCGAGTGCGCGGGACGAGCGTCGCGCGGCGCTGTCGCGGGCGTATGCGCTCGACCCCGCGATCGATCCGGCGTTGCCGTTGCAACTCGTGCTGGCATTCCGGGAGGTGCGCGATTGGCCGACGGTCGAGCGTATCTGCCGCGAAGGTCTTGCGCGCAATCCCGCGGATGCGGAGATGGCGTGGCAACTCAGCCACGCGCAATGGCAGTGCAACGACGCAGCCGCGGCGGAGGCCACCATGCGCGCCGTGGACGCCGTCGCGCCCGGCAATGCGGACGTGCTGGCGGCGGTCGGCATGTATCTGAACGAGCAGGCGCGCTATGCGAACAGCGAGGCGGCGCTGCGAGCGGCGCTCGCGATCGATCCGTCAGCGGTGCAGGCAGCGGTCGATCTGGCGGACCTGGAACTGCGGCGCGGCGATTGGTCGAGCGGGTGGCCGCGTTTTGAGGCGCGTCTCGCGCGCGAAGACCGCGAACAGAACAACGTCGTCAGCGTAATGACACGTTTGTGTCCGCGCTGGCGTGGCGAAACGCTCGCCGGCAAGACCCTGGTCGTGCACAGTGAGCAGGGCAGCGGCGACGACATTCAGATGGTGCGTTTCGTCCCGCAGCTCGCGGCGCGTATGCATGACGAAGGCGGACGGCTGGTGCTTGCCGTGCGTCGCGCGTTGCAGCCGCTGTTTGCGCGTTTCTACGTCAATTGCGTGTCGATCGAAGAAGGCCCGCTCGGCTCGCCAGACTACGCGTTGCCGCTCATGAGCCTGCCGCTCGTGCTCGGTCTCGATCCGGAGCAGGTTCACGGAGCGCCTTACTTGCAGGCCGATACAACGAAGGCGGCGGCTTGGCGCGAACGGATCAGCGCGCACGCACCGGGCGCGACGTGGCATGTCGGCCTCGTCTGGTCGGGCAGCCCGACGCATCGGCGCGACGCCAAGCGGTCGATTCCGCTTGCAGCGCTGGCGCCGCTGCTGACGCTTCCAGATGTCGTCTTCCATCCGCTCACGCCCGGACGCCACGCCGATGTGACGGCGCTCGCCGCGCAGGGATATCGCCTGTGCGATCTGACTGGCGATTACAAGGACGGCTTCGACGACGTAGCGGCGCATCTCACCGCGCTGAACGCGCTGGTGACGATCGACAGCGCGCCGTTGCATCTTGGCGGCGCGTTAGGGCATCGCGTGCTGGCCATGCTCGATCACGTCTCCCACTGGTCGTGGGGCAACGAAGAGGCGCAGCCCTGGTACGACTCGGTCGAGCTGTTCCGGCAGCCGCAGCCTGCGCAATGGGCGCCGGTGGTCGAGCGGGTGGCCGCGCGTCTGAAGACGATGCTCGCGCCGCACCAGACGGCCTGA
- a CDS encoding tetratricopeptide repeat protein, protein MHEHEFPFPTSVSNDLGAMTAHADACFAAGRHHEAIADYQRVLAEQPHNVHALHRLGLALFCVDRPDRSREHFDQALNVAPERADIWEHRGLIAALDGELIAAEAFYYRAVGLGGGTVSLHRNLGDCLTLSERLVEARGHYLKALELEPTLHHAVRSLARIGTELERYQDAADYWLRAWALDPTHLPDALDLITALSRAQRGERIDSVLAELRVRFASDASAFQQVAFAFNNAERFSDAISVAIEALGVDPRNGWLHHNASFAFNMLGDFPAMHAHAAEAARLMPDHPLMQFNLAAAQLRAGDYENGWKQYRWHEALPENHDLVRPAYPEWQGERVTGRRFLLVGEQGLGDQLQFLCMADWLNKRGAQVDVWVEAPLGEVARSAAGVRAAWTTAPPGPYDYWCRMLSMPEPMKLDLPMLPLATSYLRAEPAQVQRWRSRLDAICAADTREAPAKRVGIVWAGNPAYELDRYRSIPLRHWLPVLQQTGVHWFALQKGETQNEAASCADLSMHSLGPEIGTFADTLAIVQSLDLVITVDTAVAHLAGACGTPVWVLVPTFTDWRWLTERDDSPWYPSARLFRQRELGRWDTVLDEVAQALHDFVAG, encoded by the coding sequence ATGCACGAACACGAATTCCCATTCCCCACGAGCGTCTCCAACGATCTCGGCGCGATGACCGCACATGCCGACGCCTGCTTCGCCGCGGGGCGTCATCACGAAGCAATTGCCGACTACCAGCGCGTTCTTGCCGAACAGCCGCACAACGTACACGCGCTGCATCGGCTCGGCCTCGCCTTGTTTTGCGTCGATCGGCCCGACCGCTCGCGCGAGCATTTCGATCAGGCATTGAACGTCGCGCCTGAGCGCGCGGATATCTGGGAGCATCGCGGTTTGATCGCCGCGCTGGACGGCGAGCTGATCGCGGCCGAAGCGTTCTACTATCGCGCGGTGGGCCTCGGTGGCGGGACCGTGAGCCTGCATCGAAATCTGGGCGATTGCCTGACGCTGTCGGAGCGTCTCGTCGAAGCACGCGGCCACTACCTCAAGGCGCTTGAACTCGAACCGACGTTGCATCACGCCGTTCGCTCGCTCGCACGAATCGGTACCGAGCTCGAACGTTATCAGGACGCAGCGGACTACTGGCTGCGTGCATGGGCGCTCGACCCGACGCATCTGCCGGACGCGCTCGACCTGATTACCGCGTTGTCGAGAGCACAGCGCGGCGAGAGGATCGACAGCGTGCTTGCCGAACTGCGCGTTCGCTTTGCATCAGACGCATCCGCGTTTCAACAGGTGGCCTTTGCATTTAACAACGCGGAGCGTTTCAGCGATGCAATCAGCGTCGCCATCGAAGCGCTCGGCGTCGATCCGCGAAACGGCTGGCTGCATCACAACGCGTCGTTTGCGTTCAACATGCTGGGCGACTTCCCGGCCATGCACGCGCATGCCGCCGAAGCCGCGCGGCTGATGCCCGATCATCCGCTGATGCAGTTCAACCTCGCCGCCGCACAACTGCGTGCCGGCGACTACGAAAACGGCTGGAAGCAATATCGGTGGCATGAAGCCCTGCCGGAAAATCACGACCTGGTTCGCCCGGCTTATCCAGAATGGCAAGGAGAGCGCGTAACGGGCCGCCGCTTTCTGCTCGTCGGCGAGCAGGGGCTGGGCGATCAACTGCAGTTCTTGTGTATGGCCGACTGGTTGAATAAGCGCGGCGCACAGGTCGACGTCTGGGTCGAGGCTCCGCTTGGCGAAGTGGCGCGAAGCGCCGCCGGCGTACGTGCCGCATGGACGACCGCGCCGCCCGGACCGTACGACTACTGGTGCCGCATGCTCAGCATGCCGGAGCCGATGAAGCTGGACCTGCCGATGTTGCCGCTCGCGACGTCGTATCTGCGAGCGGAACCCGCGCAGGTGCAACGTTGGCGGAGCCGGCTCGACGCAATCTGTGCGGCCGATACACGCGAAGCGCCCGCAAAACGCGTCGGCATTGTCTGGGCCGGTAATCCGGCGTACGAGCTCGATCGGTATCGGTCGATTCCGTTGCGCCATTGGCTACCGGTTTTGCAACAGACCGGTGTGCACTGGTTCGCGCTGCAAAAGGGCGAGACGCAGAACGAGGCAGCGTCGTGTGCGGATTTGAGCATGCACAGCCTCGGGCCGGAGATCGGTACGTTTGCCGACACGCTGGCGATCGTGCAGTCGCTCGATCTGGTCATTACGGTGGACACGGCGGTTGCGCATCTGGCCGGCGCATGCGGCACGCCGGTCTGGGTGCTGGTGCCGACGTTCACCGACTGGCGCTGGCTGACGGAGCGCGACGATAGTCCGTGGTATCCGTCCGCGCGACTGTTCAGGCAGCGTGAGTTGGGACGTTGGGATACGGTACTCGACGAGGTCGCACAAGCATTGCACGATTTTGTCGCTGGCTGA